A window of Gudongella oleilytica genomic DNA:
TAATGGTGCCATGTGGATAAGCATAAAGGGAACCATGAAAAGCATCATGCCGGTCCCGCTGGCCATCATTATGAAAAAGAAATCGAAGACACCCCAAAGCAATCCAAAGATCAACATTGGAACTCCTTTAAGGAGGTGGACGGTCCTGTGAGGCTTGTCAGCCCAAAGAATTTGCTCCCCCTGATCCAATACGTCATAGAACTCTCTCTCATACATTCCTATTCCCCCTATGTTCTCTACATTGAGTACAAATTTTTAAGAAGCCTTTGGAGGTGATAGTTAAAGATGATATCCTCCTCGCTTATGATGCTTTTTTCATACCAGATCGGCGTGATTTGAAAAACCTGTCCAGCAAGAATCAGGTTCTTTGAGCTTACGATTGCCATATAATCCATAGCAGTGATAGATGAAAGGTCGTTGAATATCTCCTCAAGGATGCGCAGGGTTTTAGCTGTATCCAGCTTTTGTCCTTTGTTGTCGTATAATATATTGCTGTCGCCTCTTACCAGATCCTGAAGCTTTTCGATATCGGACAGCATACTCCTTAGATTTTCCAGATTCACGGTTTTCTTCCCGACTATAAGGCTGTAGGTGTACTCCTTTGCTACCTCTACAAAAGCATCCACTTCAGCGTAAAATTTCTTCTCGCTGTCAGGAGTTGCAACCAGGTAGTTAACAAGGACTCCCATAACTATCCCGATGAAGGTGTCGATGACTCTGTTTGTAGCGTATTCGATCATTCCCATTTCTCTGTTGAGATAGACCGCTGAGAAGACTATTGCCGATAGGGAAATTGACTTCCTCCACCCTAAAATGTTCAGTATCTGTATAAGCAGTATGATGCCCAAACCGAGGAAGATATTGCTGTACGGCAAGATTTCAGCTATCGCTACTGCCACAACAGCCCCCATTATTGTCCCGAGGATCCTGTTTTTCCCCATTACAAAGGATTCTGAAACCGAAGTCTGCATGGTGCTGATTGCACCTATTGCAACGAAAAGAGGGCTTCTTAGTCCAACCAATTCTGCAACGGTAACTCCAAGCATCACTGCAAGGCCGGTTTTTATGGTCCTCATACCGATTTTTACTTTATTCGATCCCATAGGAGCTTTCCTTTCATACTATATTACCTTTATACTCTAACCTATTTGCGTATAATTATCAAGGTGGAAATCCACATGAAGAAGCTCATAAAGTGGTGTTTTCCACAGATTTGCCCACACTATCCACAGGCAAACATAAACTTATCCACAATATAACGATAAAATTATCCACAGGAGTAAGGATTGTGTCAGTTAATCAGCGTTAGAAAGAAGCCTCTAGTAGTCAGTAGTTAGTTGTTAGTAAAAAAGTGTTACCCATGTCCTGGTTAAATCTTTTAATCGTCAATCGTCCATTGTCAATTGGTTATTATCTTCCTGTTAATCCTAAACCTTCGTGGGTATAATATGACAAACAGTATAAGTTTTACTAGACTTATATGAAAGGAGCTGGGTTTATGAAAATGAATTATACTGGAAAAAACATGGAGGTGACTGATGCTCTACGTGATGTAACTGAAAAGAAGCTTGGGAAGCTGGAGAAATACTTCCAGACTGACATCTCAGGCAATGTAACTTTCAGTACAGAGAAGAATCGTAAGATCATCGAGGTTACCATAAACCTTCCCGGCACAATCCTAAGAGCTGAAGAGTCAAGCGACGATATGTACGCATCTATCGACAAGACAGTGGACGTGCTTGAAAGACAAATCAGGAAACACAAAACCAAGCTGCAGAAGAGATACCAAAACAACGATACCATAAGATTTGACAACGTACCGTCACTTTCTGCAGAAGAGGAGGAGGACAAGCCAAGACTTGTAAGAAGAAAGAAATTCGGACTTAAACCGATGTCGCCGGATGAGGCAATCCTTCAGATGGAGCTTTTGAGGCACAACTTCTTCGTTTTCATGGATTCAGAAACTGAGGATGTCTCGGTTGTCTACAAGAGGAAGGATGGAAACTACGGACTCATTGAACCGGAAATATTCTAATAACGAAAACTTAAGCAGGGCTGACCACCCTGCTTTTTTATTG
This region includes:
- a CDS encoding FUSC family protein; the encoded protein is MGSNKVKIGMRTIKTGLAVMLGVTVAELVGLRSPLFVAIGAISTMQTSVSESFVMGKNRILGTIMGAVVAVAIAEILPYSNIFLGLGIILLIQILNILGWRKSISLSAIVFSAVYLNREMGMIEYATNRVIDTFIGIVMGVLVNYLVATPDSEKKFYAEVDAFVEVAKEYTYSLIVGKKTVNLENLRSMLSDIEKLQDLVRGDSNILYDNKGQKLDTAKTLRILEEIFNDLSSITAMDYMAIVSSKNLILAGQVFQITPIWYEKSIISEEDIIFNYHLQRLLKNLYSM
- the hpf gene encoding ribosome hibernation-promoting factor, HPF/YfiA family, with the translated sequence MKMNYTGKNMEVTDALRDVTEKKLGKLEKYFQTDISGNVTFSTEKNRKIIEVTINLPGTILRAEESSDDMYASIDKTVDVLERQIRKHKTKLQKRYQNNDTIRFDNVPSLSAEEEEDKPRLVRRKKFGLKPMSPDEAILQMELLRHNFFVFMDSETEDVSVVYKRKDGNYGLIEPEIF